From Variovorax sp. J2L1-78, the proteins below share one genomic window:
- a CDS encoding SDR family oxidoreductase produces the protein MAHKALIVGVSGVIGNALSEQLLGQGWSVHGLSRGRTAVASGCIPLIADLTNPAQLRDVLQGLDVSHVFFAAWSRQANEKENIRVNGAIVRNVLDAVGPSLKGGHAALVTGLKHYLGPFEAYATGAVPMTPFREEQGRQAVDNFYYEQEDRLFEAAERHGFSWSVHRPHTIIGFAVGNAMNMGVTLAVYATLCKATGQPFVFPGSAAQWNSLTDMTDARLLARHLEWASTNDGGRNEDFNVVNGDVFRWKWLWPRLADYFGIEAAPFDGTTRPLADRMADAPAQWAAIAAKHQLREPDIDRLASWWHTDADLGRPMEVLADMTKSRKAGFLDFQSTPDAFFDLFQRLEAERIIPKR, from the coding sequence ATGGCACACAAGGCCCTCATCGTCGGCGTCAGCGGCGTCATCGGCAACGCCCTGTCGGAGCAGCTGCTCGGCCAGGGCTGGTCCGTCCATGGCTTGTCGCGCGGGCGTACTGCCGTCGCTTCGGGCTGCATCCCCCTCATCGCCGACCTCACGAACCCGGCGCAGCTGCGCGACGTGCTGCAAGGGCTCGACGTGAGCCATGTGTTCTTCGCCGCCTGGTCGCGCCAGGCCAACGAGAAGGAGAACATCCGCGTCAACGGCGCGATCGTGCGCAATGTGCTCGATGCCGTCGGGCCTTCGTTGAAGGGCGGCCATGCGGCGTTGGTCACCGGCCTGAAGCACTACCTCGGCCCGTTCGAGGCCTACGCCACCGGCGCGGTGCCCATGACCCCCTTCCGCGAGGAACAGGGCCGCCAGGCGGTCGACAACTTCTACTACGAGCAGGAAGACCGCCTGTTCGAGGCCGCAGAGCGCCACGGCTTCAGCTGGAGCGTGCACCGGCCGCACACCATCATCGGCTTCGCGGTGGGCAACGCGATGAACATGGGCGTGACGCTCGCCGTGTACGCCACGCTGTGCAAGGCCACCGGCCAGCCCTTCGTGTTCCCCGGCTCGGCCGCGCAATGGAACAGCCTCACCGACATGACCGACGCGCGGCTGCTGGCGCGGCATCTCGAATGGGCGTCGACGAACGACGGCGGCAGGAACGAGGACTTCAACGTCGTCAACGGCGACGTCTTCCGCTGGAAGTGGCTGTGGCCGCGGCTGGCCGACTACTTCGGCATCGAGGCCGCGCCCTTCGACGGCACGACGCGACCGCTGGCCGACCGCATGGCCGATGCGCCCGCGCAGTGGGCCGCCATCGCCGCGAAGCACCAACTGCGCGAGCCGGACATCGACAGGCTCGCCTCCTGGTGGCACACCGACGCCGACCTCGGCCGGCCGATGGAAGTGCTGGCCGACATGACCAAGAGCCGCAAGGCCGGCTTCCTCGACTTCCAGAGCACGCCGGACGCGTTCTTCGACCTGTTCCAGCGGCTCGAGGCCGAGCGGATCATTCCGAAGCGCTGA
- a CDS encoding helix-turn-helix domain-containing protein, translating into MSTLLELAERVEAARRASGLTRQALTEKAGVSRQAVYRLLKGNDVQVSTLLAVMDVLQLDLVTVPRALERGLPELRTPAEGSPTHALSAVQQRLARLREGRQ; encoded by the coding sequence ATGAGCACCTTGTTGGAACTGGCCGAACGCGTGGAAGCCGCCCGGCGGGCGAGCGGCCTGACGCGACAGGCGCTGACCGAGAAGGCCGGCGTCAGCCGCCAGGCCGTCTACCGGCTGCTCAAGGGCAACGACGTGCAGGTGTCGACCCTGCTGGCCGTGATGGACGTGCTGCAGCTGGATCTGGTCACCGTGCCCCGCGCGCTGGAGCGCGGTCTGCCCGAGCTGCGGACGCCCGCCGAGGGCAGCCCGACGCATGCGCTGTCGGCCGTCCAGCAGCGGCTGGCGCGCCTCAGGGAAGGCCGCCAATGA
- a CDS encoding MFS transporter, producing MPSNDTARGLRALIFAFTLSQFFRTCLAVIAPELQHDLSLSPAGFGTLSSCFFLAFAVAQIPIGIAFDRYGVGRPTRLLTGVGVLAALLFVVAPNGATAMVAQAGLGLACAPVFMGLMHYASEHLPVHRYATVVGRANAISMVGALCATAPLGWAAHRFGWRTAMAVAAVCMLLACIGVWRHVHDEGHADAQQERLGDLFAGSARLLTVPAMWTLIPLCVALAAGTTFRNAWGGPYLAQVYGLGADARGLALAFVSLGGFATALLLPVLVRRHTLKTTVIGWGLMSLVGGLVLSVAPDVGLLPGVLLLTLLATFGMCHPLVMAHGRGLVPQALRGRGLGVLNTFVFLGSGLTSSAFGLIADAGQRSGAGAPAAYTGIFLCASALVVLGTAVYWFSPRPAH from the coding sequence ATGCCCTCCAACGACACCGCGCGCGGCCTTCGCGCGCTGATCTTCGCCTTCACGCTCAGCCAGTTCTTCCGCACCTGCCTCGCGGTCATCGCGCCAGAGCTCCAGCACGACCTGTCGCTCTCGCCCGCCGGTTTCGGCACGCTGTCATCGTGCTTCTTCCTGGCCTTCGCCGTCGCGCAGATCCCGATCGGCATCGCCTTCGACCGCTACGGCGTCGGCCGCCCGACCCGCCTGCTGACCGGCGTGGGCGTGCTGGCCGCCCTGCTCTTCGTGGTGGCGCCCAACGGGGCCACGGCGATGGTGGCGCAGGCCGGTCTCGGCCTGGCCTGTGCGCCGGTCTTCATGGGCCTGATGCACTACGCGTCGGAGCACCTGCCGGTGCACCGCTACGCCACGGTGGTGGGCCGAGCCAATGCGATCTCGATGGTCGGCGCGCTGTGCGCCACCGCCCCGCTGGGCTGGGCCGCACACCGCTTCGGCTGGCGCACCGCCATGGCCGTGGCGGCCGTCTGCATGCTGCTGGCCTGCATCGGCGTGTGGCGCCACGTGCACGACGAAGGCCACGCCGACGCGCAGCAGGAGCGGCTGGGCGACCTGTTCGCCGGCAGCGCGCGGCTGCTGACGGTGCCCGCGATGTGGACGCTCATCCCCCTGTGCGTCGCGCTGGCGGCCGGCACCACCTTCCGCAACGCCTGGGGCGGCCCCTACCTGGCCCAGGTGTACGGCCTAGGCGCCGACGCGCGGGGCCTGGCGCTGGCCTTCGTCAGCCTGGGCGGCTTTGCCACCGCCCTGCTGCTGCCGGTGCTGGTGCGCCGCCACACGCTCAAGACCACGGTGATCGGCTGGGGCCTGATGTCGCTGGTCGGCGGCCTGGTGTTGAGCGTCGCCCCCGACGTCGGCCTGCTGCCCGGCGTGCTGCTGCTGACGCTGCTCGCCACCTTCGGCATGTGCCACCCGCTGGTCATGGCGCACGGCCGCGGCCTGGTGCCGCAGGCCCTGCGCGGGCGTGGCCTGGGCGTGCTCAACACCTTCGTCTTCCTGGGCTCGGGGCTCACGTCCTCGGCCTTCGGGCTGATCGCCGACGCCGGCCAGCGCAGCGGCGCGGGCGCCCCGGCCGCATACACCGGCATCTTCCTGTGCGCGTCGGCGCTGGTGGTGCTGGGCACGGCGGTGTACTGGTTCAGCCCGCGGCCGGCGCACTGA
- a CDS encoding GFA family protein, translated as MAKKTYQGSCHCGAVAFESKIDFDKGTTRCNCSICTKSRFWFAIVQPEDFKLERGEDQLSDYAWIPPGKSESHLRYRFCKTCGVRIVGEGNGATFYAVSIAALDGVEQDADQLAKTLKFNDGRHDDLKHAPADTRLL; from the coding sequence ATGGCGAAGAAGACCTATCAAGGCTCGTGTCACTGCGGTGCGGTCGCCTTCGAATCGAAGATCGACTTCGACAAAGGAACGACGCGCTGCAATTGCTCGATTTGCACCAAGTCGCGCTTCTGGTTTGCCATCGTGCAACCTGAGGATTTCAAGCTCGAAAGAGGCGAAGACCAGCTGTCCGACTACGCCTGGATTCCGCCTGGCAAATCCGAGTCCCACCTTCGCTACCGCTTCTGCAAGACCTGCGGCGTCCGCATCGTCGGCGAGGGAAACGGAGCGACGTTCTACGCCGTGTCCATTGCCGCGCTGGATGGTGTCGAGCAAGACGCCGACCAGCTCGCCAAGACTTTGAAATTCAACGACGGCCGTCATGACGACCTCAAGCATGCGCCGGCCGACACGCGCCTCCTGTGA
- a CDS encoding winged helix-turn-helix transcriptional regulator produces MMKPPEICDTGCGLNATLRIISGKWKPLILFFLRAGPKRYGELKRLIPGVSDKVLIQSLKDLEADRVLARNDYKEVPPRVDYALTPLGRSLADAIVPLCTWGTENAAEMASIFARRDTLP; encoded by the coding sequence ATGATGAAGCCCCCTGAAATCTGCGATACCGGCTGCGGGCTCAACGCCACGCTGCGCATCATCTCGGGCAAGTGGAAACCGCTGATCCTGTTCTTTCTGCGCGCCGGTCCGAAGCGCTACGGCGAGCTCAAGCGCCTGATTCCAGGCGTGAGCGACAAAGTGCTGATCCAGTCCTTGAAGGATCTGGAGGCCGATCGCGTGCTGGCGCGAAATGACTACAAGGAGGTGCCGCCCCGCGTGGATTACGCGCTGACGCCGCTCGGCCGTAGCCTGGCCGACGCGATCGTCCCGTTGTGCACATGGGGAACCGAGAACGCGGCAGAAATGGCCAGCATCTTCGCCAGGCGCGACACGTTGCCCTAG
- a CDS encoding SDR family NAD(P)-dependent oxidoreductase: MTRLNGKTAVITGGATGIGLAAAKRFIEEGAFVFIFGRRQEALDAAVAELGPHARAVRGSVSDQADLDRLYAAVKAERGTLDIVFANAGAGGPLPLGKLTAEHIDETFDTNVKGTIFTVQKALPLMGQGGSIILTGSSAGTTGAPAFSVYSASKAAVRNLARTWAEDLKGTGIRVNVLSPGPTATDLAKAALGEDGVKAFGAMTPLQRMGDPAEIGAVAAFLASSDSSFMTASEVAVDGGLAQI; this comes from the coding sequence ATGACCAGACTGAATGGCAAGACCGCCGTGATCACCGGCGGCGCGACCGGCATCGGCCTCGCCGCTGCAAAGCGCTTCATCGAAGAGGGAGCCTTCGTCTTCATCTTCGGCCGTCGGCAGGAAGCGCTCGACGCGGCCGTTGCCGAGCTCGGGCCCCATGCCCGTGCTGTCCGGGGCTCGGTCTCCGACCAGGCCGACCTCGACCGGCTCTACGCAGCGGTGAAGGCCGAGCGCGGGACCCTCGACATCGTCTTCGCCAACGCCGGTGCGGGAGGCCCGCTGCCGCTCGGCAAGCTCACCGCCGAGCACATCGACGAAACCTTCGACACCAACGTGAAGGGCACGATCTTCACGGTCCAGAAGGCGCTGCCGCTGATGGGCCAGGGCGGATCGATCATCCTGACCGGATCGAGCGCCGGCACCACGGGCGCTCCGGCATTCAGCGTCTACAGCGCGAGCAAGGCGGCCGTGCGCAACCTCGCGCGGACCTGGGCGGAGGACCTCAAGGGCACCGGCATCCGGGTCAACGTGCTGTCGCCCGGACCGACCGCGACCGACCTCGCGAAGGCAGCGCTGGGCGAGGATGGCGTCAAGGCCTTCGGCGCGATGACGCCGCTCCAGCGCATGGGCGATCCGGCGGAAATCGGCGCGGTGGCTGCCTTTCTCGCGTCGTCGGACAGCAGCTTCATGACGGCCAGCGAAGTCGCCGTCGACGGCGGCCTGGCGCAAATCTGA
- a CDS encoding NADPH-dependent F420 reductase, whose product MNYAIIGFGKLGQALAKAFARSGIDVSVATTRDPESFASAAAAIGPQITPTTLAKAVKADIVFLAVRFESHPEVAKALPTWEGKTIVDVTNAYGVSPEALGGQPSSKVVAQAFTGGKLVKGFNHLVAAVLDRDPAVQGGKRAVFLASDDDGAAAEIATLAEKLGFSPIQLGGLSEGGLLVQARGKSWGPLIFKDLVKFDH is encoded by the coding sequence ATGAACTACGCCATCATCGGCTTCGGCAAACTCGGCCAGGCACTCGCCAAGGCGTTTGCCCGAAGCGGCATCGACGTGTCCGTTGCAACCACACGCGACCCGGAAAGCTTCGCGTCCGCTGCGGCCGCGATCGGGCCCCAGATCACGCCCACCACGCTAGCGAAAGCCGTGAAGGCGGACATCGTCTTCTTGGCTGTCCGTTTCGAGTCGCACCCAGAGGTCGCGAAGGCACTGCCGACCTGGGAGGGAAAGACCATCGTCGACGTAACCAATGCCTACGGCGTGTCCCCCGAGGCACTGGGAGGACAGCCTTCGTCCAAGGTCGTCGCGCAGGCCTTCACGGGTGGAAAACTGGTCAAGGGCTTCAACCATCTGGTCGCTGCCGTCCTCGACCGGGATCCGGCCGTACAGGGCGGCAAGAGAGCCGTGTTCCTGGCCAGCGACGATGACGGCGCAGCAGCGGAGATCGCCACGCTCGCGGAAAAGCTCGGCTTCTCGCCGATCCAGCTCGGCGGGCTCTCGGAAGGCGGACTGCTGGTGCAGGCGCGCGGAAAAAGCTGGGGACCGCTGATCTTCAAGGACCTCGTCAAGTTCGACCATTGA
- a CDS encoding DEAD/DEAH box helicase, translating to MLSDPFHPAVTTWFSRTFPAPTPAQSAAWPTIRACRDTLVAAPTGSGKTLTAFLAALDDLVVRGLAPGGLPDETAVVYVSPLKALSNDIRLNLDAPLAGIRAELAALGLPDVDIRTAVRTGDTPQRERQQSLRRPPHILVTTPESLYVLLGSASGRKMLAPVRSVIVDEIHAIAASKRGSHLALSLERLQALCMDAGGARPVRIGLSATQKPIDEVARFLVGTGGVKADGTADCAIVDIGYAKQRDLALELPPTPLAAVMSNEQWTQVYARVAELVWLHKTTLVFVNTRRMAERAARHLGDILGKEAVAAHHGSLSKETRLDAEQRLKRGELKVLVATASLELGLDIGDVDLVCQLGSPRSIATFLQRAGRSGHAVGGVPKARLFPQSRDELVECAALLDCIRRGELDALRVLPAPLDVLAQQIVAETACREWHEDDLFALVRRAWPYAQLTHARFMEVVRMVSEGFTTRQGQRAGYVHRDAVNHLLRERKGARMTALTSGGTIPETGDYTVMLEPQADKIGTVNEDFAVESLAGDVFQLGNTSYRILKIEPGRVRVEDAQGAAPNIPFWLGEAPGRTDELSFGVSRLREEVGAVLALSGRDGAMALLTTTMGLAEEAARQIVEHLAHAAAVLGTLPTQHTLVLERFFDASGGMQLVIHSPFGSRLNRAWGLALRKRFCRTFNFELQAAATEDAIVLSLSTSHSFPLDEVARYLHSNSALDVLVQALLDAPLFGVRWRWNATTALALPRFTGGRKVAPQLQRMRAEDLLAAVFPDQVACLENIVGEREVPEHPLVAQTMDDCLHDAMDADGWLALLRRMESGEVRVLARDLPGPSPLAMEALNARPYAFLDDAPLEERRTQAVQNRRYTDPESADDVGQLDADAIASVRDEAWPQPRSTDEMHEALGMLGAVSDDEVAAQADWKKWLTALAKAGRATRLLLDGKGRSARGVWVAAERLPLLQAIAPDAPMQPAITAPADAERPDDRDAALRELLRSRLGGLGPVTVKQLAAPLFLPVADVEAALLALQAEGSVLQGRFTPGTEHVEWCERHLLARIHRYTLKRLRREIEPVEPRDFVRFLFEWQHVGAASRVSGPEALSGVLSQLEGYEAPAPLWEAEVLPARVTDYAGAWLDDLCTAGRVLWTRLRPNAASVEGRKGAGSLSLHATPVVLLPRRSAALWTALAPAPADDDNLGSRASRVADHLKQHGACFFDEIADGTRLLPVEIEEALTELVAKGRVRCDSYAGLRALLVPASKRASADTRRRRRVPLFGIEDAGRWTLVRPPSASESANPGSAEAIEQVVHVLLRRYGVICWRLLEREPAWLPPWRDLVRVCRRLEARGEIRGGRFIAGVSGEQFALPEAVASMRRVRREPHDGAFIALAASDPANLLGTIVNGPKVPRVAGSRVLWRDGVPVATSIAGEVALLETLDGVETQAARRALALDPSSRVFDSAVAQALGG from the coding sequence CTTGTCGCCGCGCCCACCGGCTCGGGCAAGACCCTCACCGCCTTCCTCGCCGCGCTCGACGATCTGGTCGTGCGGGGCCTCGCGCCGGGTGGTCTGCCGGATGAAACGGCGGTCGTCTATGTCTCGCCGCTCAAGGCGCTCTCCAACGACATCCGCCTGAACCTCGACGCGCCGCTGGCCGGCATTCGGGCGGAGCTGGCGGCGCTGGGGCTGCCCGATGTCGACATCCGCACGGCAGTGCGCACGGGCGACACGCCGCAGCGGGAGCGGCAGCAGAGCCTGCGCCGGCCGCCGCACATCCTGGTGACGACGCCGGAATCGCTCTACGTGCTGCTGGGCTCGGCGTCGGGCCGCAAGATGCTCGCGCCGGTGCGCAGCGTGATCGTTGACGAGATCCACGCCATCGCCGCGAGCAAGCGCGGCAGCCATCTGGCGCTGTCGCTGGAGCGGCTGCAGGCGCTGTGCATGGACGCGGGCGGCGCGCGGCCGGTGCGCATCGGTCTGTCGGCCACGCAGAAGCCGATCGACGAGGTGGCGCGCTTCCTGGTCGGTACGGGCGGGGTAAAGGCCGATGGCACGGCCGATTGCGCGATCGTCGACATCGGCTACGCCAAGCAGCGCGACCTGGCGCTGGAACTGCCGCCGACGCCGCTGGCGGCGGTGATGTCCAACGAGCAGTGGACGCAGGTGTATGCGCGGGTGGCCGAACTCGTTTGGCTGCACAAGACCACGCTGGTGTTCGTCAACACGCGCCGCATGGCCGAGCGCGCGGCGCGGCACCTGGGTGACATCCTCGGCAAGGAGGCGGTGGCGGCGCACCACGGCAGCCTCTCGAAAGAGACGCGGCTCGACGCCGAGCAGCGGCTCAAGCGCGGCGAGCTCAAGGTGCTGGTCGCGACCGCCTCGCTGGAGCTGGGGCTGGACATCGGCGACGTCGACCTGGTCTGCCAGCTCGGCTCGCCGCGTTCCATCGCGACCTTCCTGCAGCGGGCCGGGCGCTCGGGCCACGCGGTGGGCGGCGTGCCCAAGGCGCGGCTCTTTCCGCAGTCGCGCGACGAGCTGGTCGAATGCGCCGCGCTGCTCGACTGCATCCGCCGCGGCGAGCTCGACGCGCTGCGCGTGCTGCCCGCGCCGCTCGACGTGCTGGCCCAGCAGATCGTGGCCGAGACGGCGTGCCGCGAATGGCACGAAGACGATCTCTTCGCGCTGGTGCGCCGCGCCTGGCCCTATGCGCAACTGACGCATGCGCGCTTCATGGAAGTGGTGCGGATGGTGTCGGAAGGCTTCACCACGCGGCAGGGCCAGCGTGCGGGCTATGTGCATCGCGACGCCGTCAACCACCTGCTGCGCGAGCGCAAGGGCGCGCGCATGACGGCGCTGACCTCCGGCGGCACCATCCCCGAGACGGGCGACTACACGGTCATGCTGGAGCCGCAGGCCGACAAGATCGGCACGGTCAACGAAGACTTCGCAGTCGAGAGCCTGGCGGGCGACGTGTTCCAGCTGGGCAACACCAGCTACCGCATCCTGAAGATCGAGCCGGGCCGCGTGCGGGTGGAAGACGCGCAGGGGGCAGCGCCCAACATTCCCTTCTGGCTCGGCGAGGCGCCGGGACGGACGGACGAACTCTCCTTCGGCGTGTCGCGCCTGCGCGAGGAGGTGGGGGCGGTGCTGGCGCTGAGCGGCCGCGATGGCGCGATGGCCTTGCTGACGACGACGATGGGCCTGGCGGAAGAAGCCGCGCGCCAGATCGTCGAGCACCTCGCGCATGCGGCGGCCGTGCTCGGCACGCTGCCGACGCAGCACACCCTCGTGCTGGAGCGCTTCTTCGACGCCTCGGGCGGCATGCAGCTCGTCATCCATTCGCCCTTTGGCAGCCGGCTGAACCGCGCCTGGGGCCTGGCGCTGCGCAAGCGCTTCTGCCGCACTTTCAACTTCGAGCTGCAGGCCGCGGCGACCGAAGACGCGATCGTGCTGTCGCTGTCGACCAGCCACAGCTTTCCGCTCGACGAGGTGGCGCGCTACCTGCACTCCAACTCGGCCCTCGACGTGCTGGTGCAGGCGCTGCTCGACGCGCCGCTCTTTGGCGTGCGCTGGCGTTGGAACGCGACCACGGCGCTGGCGCTGCCGCGCTTCACCGGCGGGCGCAAGGTGGCGCCGCAGCTGCAGCGCATGCGCGCCGAAGACCTGCTGGCCGCGGTGTTCCCCGACCAGGTGGCTTGCCTGGAGAACATCGTCGGCGAGCGCGAGGTGCCCGAGCATCCGCTGGTCGCGCAGACGATGGACGATTGCCTGCACGACGCGATGGACGCCGACGGCTGGCTCGCGCTGCTGCGCCGCATGGAGTCCGGCGAGGTGCGCGTGCTGGCGCGCGACCTGCCCGGCCCGTCGCCGCTGGCGATGGAAGCGCTCAACGCGCGGCCCTACGCCTTTCTCGACGACGCGCCGCTGGAAGAGCGCCGCACGCAGGCCGTGCAGAACCGCCGCTACACCGACCCCGAGAGCGCCGACGACGTCGGCCAGCTCGACGCCGACGCCATCGCGAGCGTGCGCGACGAAGCCTGGCCGCAGCCGCGCAGCACGGATGAGATGCATGAGGCGCTGGGGATGCTCGGCGCGGTGAGCGATGACGAGGTGGCGGCGCAGGCGGATTGGAAGAAGTGGCTGACCGCGCTGGCCAAGGCCGGGCGCGCGACGCGCCTGCTGCTCGACGGCAAGGGCCGCAGCGCGCGCGGCGTGTGGGTGGCGGCCGAGCGCCTGCCGCTGCTGCAGGCCATCGCGCCCGATGCGCCGATGCAGCCCGCCATCACCGCCCCCGCCGATGCCGAGCGACCCGACGACCGCGACGCCGCGCTGCGCGAACTGCTGCGCTCGCGCCTCGGCGGGCTCGGCCCGGTCACGGTCAAGCAACTGGCTGCGCCGTTGTTCCTACCGGTCGCCGATGTCGAAGCCGCCTTGCTCGCGCTGCAGGCCGAAGGCAGCGTGCTGCAAGGCCGGTTCACGCCGGGCACCGAACACGTCGAATGGTGCGAGCGCCATCTGCTTGCGCGCATCCACCGCTACACGCTCAAGCGCCTGCGCCGCGAGATCGAGCCGGTGGAGCCGCGCGACTTCGTGCGCTTCCTGTTCGAGTGGCAGCACGTCGGCGCCGCATCGCGCGTGAGCGGGCCGGAGGCGCTGTCGGGCGTGCTCTCGCAGCTCGAAGGCTACGAGGCGCCCGCGCCGCTGTGGGAGGCGGAGGTGCTGCCCGCGCGCGTGACCGACTACGCGGGTGCGTGGCTCGACGACCTGTGCACGGCCGGCCGCGTGCTGTGGACGCGGCTGCGGCCGAACGCCGCATCGGTGGAAGGGCGCAAGGGCGCTGGCAGCCTGTCGCTGCATGCCACGCCGGTCGTGCTGTTGCCGCGCCGCAGCGCCGCGCTGTGGACGGCGCTGGCGCCCGCGCCCGCCGATGACGACAACCTCGGCTCGCGCGCATCCCGCGTGGCCGACCACCTGAAGCAGCACGGCGCCTGCTTCTTCGACGAGATCGCGGACGGCACGCGGCTGTTGCCGGTCGAGATCGAAGAGGCGCTGACCGAGCTGGTCGCGAAAGGCCGCGTGCGCTGCGACAGTTACGCCGGCCTGCGCGCCTTGCTGGTGCCGGCGTCGAAGCGCGCGTCGGCCGACACGCGCCGCCGCCGTCGCGTGCCGCTGTTCGGCATCGAGGATGCGGGGCGCTGGACGCTGGTGCGCCCGCCGTCGGCGAGTGAATCGGCCAACCCGGGCTCGGCCGAGGCCATCGAGCAGGTCGTGCATGTGCTGCTGCGCCGCTACGGCGTGATCTGCTGGCGCCTGCTGGAGCGCGAGCCCGCCTGGCTGCCACCGTGGCGCGACCTGGTGCGCGTGTGCCGTCGGCTGGAGGCGCGCGGCGAGATCCGTGGCGGGCGCTTCATCGCCGGCGTGTCGGGTGAGCAGTTCGCGCTGCCCGAGGCGGTGGCGTCGATGCGCCGCGTCCGGCGCGAGCCGCACGACGGCGCCTTCATCGCACTGGCCGCCAGCGACCCGGCGAATTTGCTGGGCACCATCGTCAACGGGCCGAAGGTGCCGCGCGTCGCCGGTTCGCGCGTGCTGTGGCGCGATGGCGTGCCGGTCGCGACCAGCATCGCGGGAGAGGTCGCGCTGCTCGAAACGCTCGATGGGGTAGAGACGCAGGCGGCGCGGCGCGCACTGGCGCTCGACCCGTCGTCGCGCGTCTTCGACAGCGCCGTGGCGCAGGCGCTCGGGGGCTAG